From a region of the Eublepharis macularius isolate TG4126 chromosome 7, MPM_Emac_v1.0, whole genome shotgun sequence genome:
- the LOC129333964 gene encoding carbonic anhydrase 13-like yields the protein MLGTPVLKTPKDPPQYVGARRGLGRPALGAATCGCAAHKRAPQGRSGHAGGLPLGAPGRLARGSSVSSRAFASPHPLRLCLRALPPLPVRELAMLHWGYEEDNGPSHWKEIFPIATGDRQSPIDIHTQDTKYDPSLRPLSPNYDPTSAKVILNNGHSTSVEFDDTENKSVLSGGPLSGNYRLRQVHFHWGPNDDTGSEHAVDGTKFAAELHVVHWNAEKYTSFVEAASQPDGLAVMAVFLKVGECNSQLKKITDNLDAIKIKGKQQRFTNFDPSRLLPHSLDYWTYLGSLTVPPLLESVIWIILREPINICSEQLAKFRSILCTGDGEAACCMLKNFRPPQPLRGREVRRN from the exons ATGCTGGGAACCCCTGTTCTAAAGACTCCCAAGGATCCTCCACAGTATGTG GGGGCGCGGCGGGGCCTCGGGAGGCCGGCTCTCGGGGCGGCCACGTGCGGCTGCGCTGCGCATAAGAGGGCGCCGCAGGGGCGCTCCGGGCACGCTGGTGGTCTGCCCCTCGGAGCGCCTGGTCGCCTCGCCCGCGGTTCTTCGGTGTCGAGCCGGGCGTTCGCCTCGCCGCATCCCCTCCGCCTCTGCCTTCgtgctcttcctcctcttccagttAGGGAACTAGCCATGCTGCACTGGGGATACGAAGAGGATAACG GGCCTTCTCACTGGAAGGAAATTTTCCCCATTGCAACTGGAGACCGTCAATCTCCCATTGATATCCACACTCAGGATACCAAATATGATCCCAGTCTGCGTCCTCTCAGTCCTAATTATGATCCAACTTCTGCTAAAGTCATTCTCAACAACGGACACTCCACTAGTGTGGAATTTGATGACACTGAAAACAAATCAG TGTTGAGTGGGGGCCCACTCAGTGGAAACTATAGGCTGCGGCAAGTTCATTTCCATTGGGGACCCAATGATGACACTGGCTCTGAGCATGCAGTGGATGGAACAAAATTTGCAGCAGAG CTTCATGTGGTCCATTGGAATGCAGAAAAATACACCTCTTTTGTTGAGGCTGCGAGCCAGCCAGATGGATTAGCAGTCATGGCTGTTTTCTTAAAG GTGGGTGAATGCAACTCACAGCTGAAGAAAATCACAGACAATTTGGATGCCATTAAAATTAAG gGTAAGCAGCAGAGGTTCACCAACTTTGACCCCTCCCGTTTGCTCCCTCATTCTCTGGACTACTGGACTTACCTTGGCTCTCTCACTGTTCCTCCTCTTCTCGAAAGTGTCATCTGGATCATTCTTAGAGAGCCAATAAACATTTGCTCTGAACAG CTTGCAAAATTTCGCAGCATCCTTTGTACTGGTGATGGAGAGGCTGCCTGCTGCATGCTGAAAAACTTTAGACCCCCACAGCCTTTAAGGGGCCGGGAAGTGAGAAGAAATTAa